One genomic window of Aquisalimonas sp. 2447 includes the following:
- a CDS encoding sulfotransferase, translated as MALNTSSNNNRSRPPVIVIGMHRAGTSMLTRILQGFGFFMGRNTTRNEECRWMNALNYWVFDQASATWERPSGVDTILTDQRIRQLAVDYLGGITDGPASIGYLGWTRWLRHRSMHHQPHAWGWKDPRNTYTLPLWLEIFPNARVLHITRHGVDVAESLRVRHRTALNAAADRYRRRRWLYVNNPLAPKRSGFAHAASVDDLGYGLDLWKAYTERARAHTRSLGDGALELRYEDLLSNPEHHLGNIVQFCELRADHSEIRRQAEYFRPNRMFAYQHDPELIDFADSRRETLEALGYNARN; from the coding sequence TTGGCCTTGAACACCTCATCCAACAACAACCGCTCCCGGCCGCCCGTGATCGTCATCGGCATGCATCGCGCAGGCACCAGCATGCTCACCCGGATCCTGCAGGGCTTCGGCTTCTTCATGGGGCGCAACACGACCCGAAACGAGGAATGCCGATGGATGAACGCCCTCAACTACTGGGTGTTCGACCAGGCGAGTGCGACCTGGGAACGGCCGTCCGGCGTCGATACCATCCTTACGGATCAGCGTATCCGTCAGCTCGCCGTTGACTACCTCGGCGGGATTACAGACGGACCGGCAAGCATTGGTTATCTCGGATGGACGCGTTGGCTTCGGCATCGTTCGATGCACCACCAGCCGCACGCGTGGGGCTGGAAAGACCCACGCAACACCTACACGTTACCCCTTTGGCTGGAGATATTCCCGAACGCGCGAGTGCTGCATATCACACGCCATGGCGTCGACGTTGCGGAAAGCCTCAGGGTACGCCACAGGACCGCCCTCAACGCGGCGGCGGACCGTTACCGGCGTCGCCGTTGGTTGTACGTCAACAATCCCCTGGCGCCCAAACGCAGTGGCTTCGCCCACGCCGCAAGTGTCGACGACCTGGGTTACGGCCTTGATCTCTGGAAGGCCTACACGGAGCGCGCACGCGCACATACCCGGTCACTCGGCGATGGCGCACTGGAACTGCGCTACGAAGACCTCCTGAGCAACCCGGAACACCACCTCGGTAACATCGTTCAATTCTGCGAACTCCGAGCTGACCACTCCGAGATCCGTCGACAGGCAGAGTATTTCCGCCCCAACCGCATGTTTGCATATCAGCACGATCCGGAACTTATCGACTTTGCCGATTCGCGGCGCGAGACATTGGAAGCGCTCGGTTACAATGCTCGCAATTAA
- the msbA gene encoding lipid A export permease/ATP-binding protein MsbA, which translates to MSTEHEAKRQIKGAGGRQLLAAESVNIYWRILVYVKPYWRLAIIAVIAMIMAAAGNAAFAWIVQPLVDGTFIEQDPQARIWVPAAIVGIFLFHGLSMFASDYTVAWVGRNVVADMRLDVFRKYLELPSSFFDKGSLGFLKAKLTYNVEQVANAASKALVTLIRDTFTVIFLIAYMVWLGGWLALVFFVVTPLVGGIILWANRRFRKIATRMQNAIGGIGQVAEDTLRGHAEVKVFGAAGYESERFRRINDRHKHQQLRYTAVKAMSQPLVQLVAVMALAFVLFITTSEAVMETISPGGLLSFITAMTLLLNPLKQIVKVNSEIQRAIAAGESLFEVLDVPSERDDGDVPLDRASGHVIYDHVYFRYEASKTWVLDDISFEIRPGETVALVGRSGSGKSTIASLLPRFYEPTEGAIRLDGRSIDEYRLKDLRNQIALVTQQVVLFNDTVANNIAYGMPEKATREQLEEAARSANALDFIEALPDGFDTVIGDDGVMLSGGQRQRLAIARALIKNAPILILDEATSALDSESEQMIQDALDRLMKSRTTLVIAHRLSTIEDADRIVVLDGGQIVETGTHAELLARNGHYAFLHGQQFQEA; encoded by the coding sequence ATGTCCACAGAACACGAAGCGAAACGGCAGATCAAGGGCGCCGGCGGGCGGCAGCTGCTGGCGGCGGAGTCAGTCAACATCTACTGGCGCATCCTGGTCTACGTCAAACCATACTGGCGCCTGGCGATCATCGCCGTGATAGCGATGATCATGGCTGCCGCAGGCAACGCCGCGTTCGCCTGGATCGTGCAGCCCCTGGTGGACGGTACGTTCATCGAGCAGGATCCCCAGGCACGAATCTGGGTGCCTGCGGCCATTGTGGGTATTTTCCTGTTCCACGGACTGAGCATGTTCGCCTCCGACTACACCGTGGCCTGGGTGGGCCGTAACGTGGTCGCGGACATGCGGCTGGATGTCTTCCGCAAGTACCTGGAACTCCCAAGTTCTTTCTTCGACAAGGGATCTCTCGGTTTTCTCAAGGCCAAGCTCACGTACAACGTGGAGCAGGTAGCCAATGCCGCCTCCAAGGCGCTGGTCACGCTCATCCGGGACACCTTTACGGTCATCTTCCTGATTGCCTACATGGTCTGGCTGGGCGGCTGGCTGGCGCTGGTTTTCTTCGTGGTCACACCGTTGGTGGGAGGCATCATCCTCTGGGCCAATCGGCGATTCCGCAAGATCGCGACGCGGATGCAGAATGCCATCGGTGGGATCGGGCAGGTGGCCGAGGACACGCTTCGCGGCCACGCGGAAGTCAAGGTCTTCGGCGCCGCAGGTTACGAGAGTGAGCGCTTCCGGCGCATCAACGATCGGCATAAACACCAGCAATTGCGTTACACGGCCGTCAAGGCCATGAGCCAGCCACTGGTGCAACTGGTCGCCGTCATGGCCCTGGCGTTCGTGCTTTTCATCACGACCAGTGAAGCAGTCATGGAAACCATCAGCCCCGGCGGGTTGCTATCGTTCATTACGGCCATGACGCTACTGCTGAACCCGCTCAAGCAGATCGTCAAGGTCAACTCGGAGATCCAGCGCGCCATTGCCGCCGGCGAAAGCCTCTTCGAAGTGCTGGATGTCCCCTCAGAACGCGACGACGGGGATGTGCCTCTGGATCGAGCCAGCGGGCACGTCATCTACGACCATGTCTATTTCCGCTATGAGGCCAGCAAGACATGGGTGCTTGACGACATCTCCTTCGAGATCCGGCCTGGCGAGACGGTCGCCCTGGTCGGGCGTTCCGGCAGCGGCAAGTCCACCATTGCCAGTCTGCTGCCGCGGTTCTACGAGCCCACGGAGGGCGCGATCCGGCTGGATGGCCGCTCCATCGACGAGTACCGGCTGAAGGATCTGCGCAACCAGATCGCCCTGGTCACCCAGCAGGTGGTGCTTTTCAACGACACGGTGGCGAACAACATCGCCTACGGCATGCCGGAGAAGGCAACGAGGGAGCAGCTTGAGGAAGCCGCACGATCAGCGAATGCGCTGGACTTCATCGAGGCCCTGCCGGACGGGTTCGATACCGTCATCGGCGACGATGGCGTGATGCTCTCCGGCGGCCAGCGGCAGCGGCTGGCCATTGCTCGGGCGCTGATCAAGAATGCGCCCATCCTGATTCTCGACGAGGCCACCTCGGCGCTGGATTCGGAGTCGGAGCAGATGATCCAGGACGCGCTGGATCGGCTGATGAAATCGCGGACCACCCTGGTGATTGCGCATCGGCTGTCCACCATCGAGGATGCGGATCGGATCGTGGTGCTGGACGGGGGGCAGATCGTGGAGACGGGAACCCATGCGGAGTTGCTCGCCCGCAACGGGCATTACGCGTTCCTGCATGGGCAGCAGTTTCAGGAGGCGTAG
- a CDS encoding zinc-finger domain-containing protein, with translation MADPQTHDRNDLIQPNAENRYEVTKADLPLSCPMPGMYLWNSHPKVYLPIHETGESKCPYCGAEFVLKGFDRNDPEIERLGRRDA, from the coding sequence GTGGCCGACCCACAGACCCACGACCGCAACGACCTGATCCAGCCCAACGCCGAGAACCGTTACGAGGTGACCAAGGCGGATCTGCCGCTGTCGTGCCCCATGCCGGGCATGTACCTGTGGAATTCCCACCCCAAGGTCTACCTGCCCATCCACGAAACGGGCGAGTCCAAGTGCCCCTACTGCGGCGCCGAGTTCGTCCTCAAGGGTTTCGACCGAAACGACCCGGAAATCGAACGACTGGGGCGGCGGGACGCCTGA
- a CDS encoding glycosyltransferase, whose protein sequence is MTAPDRLAVLVAFTGDGGVENMITNLLHGFVAAGVEVDLILLKARGGHLERIPPEVHVVRLDVSTSLFALPAVVRYLRLTRPKAMLVAKDRASRIALIARRIARVDTRLVLRMGMHLSGSLAGKSALRRWSRYLPVRWFYPWADRIVTVSEAVADDLSTIGRMPRDRFTVIRNPSIPDDLDTRAAAPVDHPWLQADSTKPVILGVGRLAEQKDFTTLIQAFAMVRQQRASRLIILGEGPQRQALQGLCARLGISDAVHLPGFQANPYAWMARASLYVLSSRYEGSPNALVEAMALGTPAIATDCPSGPGEITDRGRIAPLVPVGDPDALAAAMLRTLEAPPDGSVLRKAVADYRVPVSAGHYLETLGYQV, encoded by the coding sequence ATGACTGCGCCGGACCGCCTTGCCGTTCTGGTCGCCTTTACCGGAGACGGGGGCGTCGAGAACATGATCACCAACCTGCTGCACGGTTTTGTCGCCGCGGGGGTGGAGGTGGATCTCATCCTCTTGAAGGCCCGGGGGGGCCACCTGGAACGGATTCCGCCCGAGGTGCACGTCGTGCGACTGGATGTCAGCACGTCCCTGTTTGCCCTGCCGGCAGTGGTCCGCTACCTGCGCCTGACCCGACCGAAAGCCATGCTGGTCGCCAAGGACCGGGCCAGCCGTATTGCCCTTATCGCACGCCGGATCGCGCGCGTGGACACGCGCCTGGTTCTGCGCATGGGCATGCACCTGAGCGGTTCCCTCGCAGGAAAGAGTGCGTTGCGGCGGTGGTCACGGTACCTGCCAGTCCGCTGGTTCTATCCCTGGGCGGACCGCATCGTCACGGTAAGCGAGGCGGTGGCCGATGATCTGTCCACCATCGGCCGCATGCCCCGGGATCGATTCACCGTGATCCGCAATCCGTCCATCCCCGATGATCTGGACACGCGCGCCGCCGCCCCGGTGGATCACCCCTGGCTGCAAGCGGACTCGACAAAACCGGTGATCCTTGGCGTGGGGCGGCTCGCGGAACAAAAGGACTTCACCACCCTCATCCAGGCCTTCGCGATGGTCCGTCAGCAGCGGGCATCCCGGCTCATCATTCTCGGCGAAGGGCCGCAACGCCAGGCACTACAAGGGCTCTGCGCGAGGCTTGGTATCAGCGACGCCGTGCACCTGCCGGGCTTTCAGGCCAACCCTTACGCATGGATGGCCAGAGCGTCCTTGTACGTGCTCTCGTCGCGCTACGAAGGGTCGCCGAACGCACTGGTGGAGGCAATGGCGCTTGGCACGCCAGCTATAGCCACGGACTGCCCCAGCGGGCCAGGAGAAATAACGGACCGTGGCCGGATTGCGCCACTTGTGCCCGTGGGCGACCCGGACGCACTCGCGGCTGCGATGCTGCGCACCCTGGAGGCTCCGCCTGACGGCTCGGTGCTACGGAAGGCGGTGGCAGATTACCGGGTACCCGTGAGTGCGGGACACTACCTGGAGACCCTGGGCTATCAGGTATAA
- a CDS encoding branched-chain amino acid transaminase, with translation MGMDDRDGIIWMDGELVPWREAKVHVLTHTFHYGMGVFEGIRAYRTERGTAVFRLREHIKRLFDSAKILGMTIPQTPEEITEASVQCIRENGLDSAYIRPMCFFGSEGMGLHADGLKTHTMVATWEWGAYLGAENIERGIRIKTASFARHHVNSTMCRAKANGNYINSMLALKEATDAGFDEALLLDTDGYVCEGSGENFFMVRDGVLYTPELAAALEGITRDTVLQLARDIDLPVREKRITRDEVYTADEAFFTGTAAEVTPIRELDNRTIGNGKRGPITERLQSMYFDQVEGRRDAYDEWLTFV, from the coding sequence ATGGGCATGGATGATCGCGACGGCATCATCTGGATGGACGGGGAACTGGTCCCCTGGCGCGAGGCAAAGGTGCACGTGCTTACCCACACGTTCCATTACGGCATGGGCGTGTTCGAGGGCATCCGCGCCTACAGGACCGAGCGCGGCACCGCCGTCTTCCGCCTGCGCGAGCACATCAAGCGCCTGTTCGACTCCGCCAAGATCCTCGGCATGACGATTCCGCAGACCCCGGAGGAGATCACCGAGGCCAGCGTTCAGTGCATTCGCGAAAATGGCCTGGATAGCGCCTACATCCGCCCCATGTGTTTCTTCGGTTCCGAGGGCATGGGCCTGCACGCGGATGGTCTGAAGACCCATACCATGGTGGCCACCTGGGAGTGGGGGGCGTACCTCGGCGCGGAGAACATCGAACGCGGCATCCGCATCAAGACCGCCTCCTTTGCCCGGCATCACGTTAACTCCACCATGTGCCGCGCCAAGGCGAATGGCAATTACATCAACTCCATGCTGGCGCTCAAGGAAGCCACCGACGCCGGTTTCGACGAAGCGCTGCTGCTGGACACCGACGGCTACGTGTGCGAGGGCTCCGGCGAAAACTTCTTCATGGTCCGCGACGGCGTGCTCTACACGCCGGAGCTGGCTGCGGCCCTGGAAGGCATCACCCGCGACACGGTGCTGCAGCTCGCCCGGGATATCGACCTGCCCGTGCGCGAGAAGCGCATCACCCGGGACGAGGTCTACACCGCCGACGAGGCCTTCTTCACCGGCACCGCGGCGGAAGTCACGCCCATCCGCGAACTGGACAACCGCACCATCGGCAACGGCAAGCGCGGGCCGATCACCGAGCGGCTGCAGTCCATGTACTTCGACCAGGTCGAAGGGCGCCGCGACGCCTACGACGAGTGGCTGACCTTCGTCTGA
- a CDS encoding sulfotransferase, producing the protein MKVIYLVGMGRSGSTLLDILLDSHSNIRALGGVRRLAHYARKHPCPCGAPSFWECKFWSDANQRLSEKNGRNLETADVHARDEASFRSENRAVFEAAAEAAGVEYVTDNSKSVVRLKRLMDAPDIDVIPIHVHRDARGRAQSIRKRKGQRYIPTFTYSHRSLRLYFLLRNKPHIVVDYETLAADPEGELRKLMQRIGLEFEPQQLQWADIPHHNIGAADVLRKTEGSTIRPDDGWKTALPDYMQTIIKLIALPGRIANEAKARRWGL; encoded by the coding sequence ATGAAGGTCATCTATCTGGTGGGCATGGGCCGTAGCGGCTCGACGCTCCTGGATATTCTCCTGGACTCGCATAGCAACATTCGTGCCCTCGGCGGCGTACGCCGGCTCGCTCACTACGCGCGGAAGCACCCGTGTCCCTGTGGCGCACCGAGCTTCTGGGAGTGCAAGTTCTGGTCGGACGCGAACCAACGGCTTAGCGAAAAGAACGGGCGCAACCTTGAGACCGCCGACGTCCATGCACGCGACGAAGCGAGTTTCCGCTCCGAAAACAGGGCAGTGTTCGAGGCGGCGGCCGAAGCAGCCGGGGTCGAGTACGTCACGGACAACTCCAAGTCGGTGGTGCGGTTAAAACGCCTCATGGACGCACCGGATATCGACGTCATTCCGATCCACGTCCACCGTGACGCGCGCGGCAGGGCGCAATCCATCCGCAAACGCAAGGGGCAGAGGTACATCCCGACCTTCACGTACAGCCATCGCTCCCTGCGGCTTTACTTCCTGCTGCGCAACAAGCCGCACATCGTGGTGGACTACGAGACACTGGCTGCAGATCCGGAGGGCGAACTGCGCAAGCTCATGCAACGTATCGGGCTGGAGTTCGAGCCACAGCAACTGCAGTGGGCTGACATCCCGCACCACAACATCGGCGCGGCGGACGTCCTGCGCAAGACCGAGGGCAGCACCATCAGGCCCGATGACGGCTGGAAGACCGCACTGCCGGACTACATGCAGACCATCATCAAGCTCATCGCACTGCCGGGCCGGATCGCCAACGAGGCCAAGGCCCGCCGCTGGGGGTTATGA
- a CDS encoding sulfotransferase family 2 domain-containing protein, whose product MLISYSRNFLFVHIAKTGGTSVRAALRRYRWGGWYSVPLGLASLANQITRPRHKLGLKFPRHAKAVAALEMLPTDVYQGFFKFAIVRNPWDLQVSSYHHIHREKPEVLAGVTSFEDFLKLKFDPERDYDFMLDISAELQHEYLVDLQGNVIVDFIGRYENLQTDFGSICQRIGIPAPELPHLRRAEDRRDYRSYYTDELAELVAHHYRRDLEILGYTFDGADGPL is encoded by the coding sequence ATGCTGATCTCCTACAGCAGGAATTTCCTGTTCGTGCACATTGCGAAAACCGGGGGAACGAGTGTTCGCGCGGCCCTGCGCCGTTACCGCTGGGGCGGCTGGTACAGCGTTCCCCTGGGGCTGGCCAGCCTCGCCAATCAGATAACCCGCCCACGCCACAAGCTTGGCCTGAAGTTCCCGCGGCACGCCAAGGCCGTGGCCGCACTCGAGATGCTACCCACGGATGTCTACCAGGGCTTCTTCAAGTTTGCCATCGTGCGAAACCCCTGGGATCTGCAGGTCAGCTCCTACCACCACATCCACCGGGAGAAACCGGAGGTCCTTGCGGGCGTCACGAGTTTCGAGGACTTCCTGAAGCTGAAGTTCGACCCGGAGCGTGACTACGACTTCATGCTGGACATCTCGGCGGAGCTGCAGCACGAGTACCTGGTCGACCTTCAGGGCAACGTCATCGTCGATTTCATCGGGCGCTACGAGAACCTGCAGACGGACTTCGGCTCCATCTGCCAGCGCATCGGGATTCCCGCACCGGAACTGCCTCACCTGCGGCGCGCGGAAGACCGTCGGGACTACCGCAGCTACTACACCGACGAGCTAGCCGAACTCGTTGCTCACCACTACCGGCGGGATCTCGAGATCCTCGGCTATACGTTCGACGGCGCTGACGGCCCGCTCTGA
- the glnE gene encoding bifunctional [glutamate--ammonia ligase]-adenylyl-L-tyrosine phosphorylase/[glutamate--ammonia-ligase] adenylyltransferase → MSRLPQNLRKQVAEWLADYQDVGELPDSDLALQSLPTVWACSPFVAAACMRDPDMLAELVASGDLERHYDDGEYAARLTGQLRDVADEDALNGALRRFRRREMVRIAWRDLAGWAGLQETLRELSDHADACIDGALAWHRAWLEERHGTPRDANGEPVGFYVLGMGKLGGRELNYSSDIDLIFGFTEPGETDGERKPLDNQQFFTRLGQKLINSLNARMVSGFVFRVDMRLRPYGDSGPLVMHSDQLETYYESQGREWERYAMIKARVVGGDQEAGDALLKALRPFVYRRYLDYGALESLREMKAMIAAEVKRRRLEHNIKLGAGGIREVEFVGQAFQLIRGGRERGLQERSIIRVLEYLGQHNELPGFAVRELLEGYEFLRRTENRLQAINDKQTHELPEETLEQQRIAYGMGFDRWESFKERLDTVRRHVHDHFEQVFAAPQAEHDGGGTDDEVDIGDVWGQAVTGERATEALQANGFARPAESLERLEAFRNGSHCRALTETGRGRLDRLMPLMLGATAAAERPDATLARVLDLLEAIVRRTAYLALLVEHPMALSQLVKLCSASPWIARHLARYPMLLDELLDPRTLYAPLRRQALAQELRERLDAYPGDDLEQRMEVLRQFKQANTLRVAASDVAGVTPLMVVSDHLVDIAEVVLNEVLDLAWSHLESRHGKPTCVVDGETCHPGFAIIAYGKLGGLELGYGSDLDVVFVHDSRGERQVTDGERQVDNNVFFMRLAQRIIHILGATMAGGVLYEVDTRLRPSGRAGLLATSLDAYHEYQREQAWTWEHQALVRARFVAGSPALGEGFDAIRRELLTRERDPDKLRREVRDMRERMREQKGSKDATAFHIKQDRGGIADIEFMVQYGVLLGAARAPRLLRYTDNIRLLGELSDAGWMTQDDAGLLVDAYRTYRSRVHHLTLQEEPAVVPEETFRELSGEVAAIWHRVMDD, encoded by the coding sequence ATGTCCCGCCTGCCGCAGAACCTGCGCAAGCAGGTGGCCGAGTGGCTGGCGGACTATCAGGATGTGGGCGAGCTGCCGGACTCCGACCTGGCCTTGCAGTCCCTGCCGACGGTCTGGGCATGCAGTCCCTTTGTTGCCGCCGCCTGCATGCGGGATCCGGACATGCTCGCGGAACTGGTGGCCAGCGGGGATCTCGAGCGCCACTACGACGACGGCGAGTACGCTGCGCGACTGACCGGGCAGCTCCGCGATGTTGCCGATGAGGATGCACTGAACGGCGCCCTGCGCCGGTTCCGACGCCGGGAGATGGTACGCATCGCCTGGCGTGACCTGGCGGGCTGGGCCGGGTTGCAGGAGACTCTCCGCGAACTGTCCGATCATGCCGATGCCTGCATTGACGGTGCGCTGGCCTGGCACCGGGCCTGGCTGGAGGAGCGGCACGGGACGCCGCGGGATGCCAACGGCGAACCCGTGGGGTTCTATGTGTTGGGCATGGGCAAGCTCGGGGGGCGCGAGCTGAATTATTCCTCGGATATTGACCTGATCTTCGGCTTCACCGAACCGGGTGAGACGGACGGCGAGCGCAAGCCGCTGGACAATCAGCAGTTCTTTACCCGCCTGGGGCAGAAGCTGATCAACTCCCTCAACGCCCGCATGGTGAGCGGCTTCGTTTTCCGCGTTGACATGCGCCTGCGCCCCTACGGCGATTCCGGGCCACTGGTGATGCACAGCGATCAGCTGGAGACCTATTACGAGTCCCAGGGCCGCGAGTGGGAGCGTTACGCCATGATCAAGGCCCGGGTCGTCGGTGGCGACCAGGAGGCGGGCGACGCGTTGCTCAAGGCCCTTCGCCCGTTCGTTTACCGCCGCTATCTGGACTACGGGGCGCTGGAGTCCCTGCGCGAGATGAAGGCCATGATCGCCGCCGAGGTGAAACGCCGGCGCCTGGAACACAACATCAAGCTCGGCGCCGGTGGCATCCGCGAGGTGGAGTTCGTCGGCCAGGCCTTCCAGCTGATCCGCGGCGGCCGCGAGCGCGGTCTGCAGGAGCGCAGCATCATCCGCGTACTGGAATACCTCGGGCAGCATAATGAACTTCCCGGGTTTGCCGTCCGCGAACTGCTGGAGGGCTACGAGTTCCTGCGGCGCACGGAGAACCGCCTGCAGGCCATTAACGACAAACAGACCCATGAGCTGCCGGAAGAAACGCTGGAGCAGCAGCGCATCGCCTACGGCATGGGCTTCGATCGCTGGGAAAGCTTCAAGGAACGCCTCGACACCGTCCGCCGGCATGTTCATGACCACTTCGAGCAGGTCTTCGCCGCCCCCCAGGCCGAGCATGACGGCGGCGGCACCGACGACGAGGTGGACATCGGCGACGTCTGGGGCCAGGCCGTCACCGGAGAGCGCGCCACCGAAGCGCTCCAGGCCAACGGTTTCGCCCGGCCCGCGGAGTCCCTCGAGCGCCTGGAGGCATTCCGCAACGGCTCCCATTGCCGCGCATTGACGGAAACCGGCCGCGGCCGACTGGATCGCCTGATGCCTCTGATGCTGGGTGCCACCGCCGCAGCCGAACGCCCGGATGCGACTCTGGCGCGGGTGCTGGACCTCCTGGAGGCCATCGTTCGCCGCACGGCCTATCTGGCCCTGCTGGTGGAGCATCCCATGGCACTGTCCCAGCTGGTGAAACTGTGCTCGGCCAGCCCCTGGATCGCCCGCCACCTGGCCCGCTACCCCATGCTCCTGGATGAACTGCTCGACCCGCGCACCCTGTATGCGCCCCTGCGGCGCCAGGCGCTGGCCCAGGAGCTGCGCGAGCGGCTGGACGCCTATCCCGGTGACGACCTGGAGCAGCGCATGGAGGTGCTGCGGCAGTTCAAGCAGGCCAATACCCTGCGTGTCGCCGCCTCGGACGTGGCCGGCGTGACGCCGCTGATGGTGGTCAGCGACCACCTGGTGGACATCGCCGAAGTCGTGCTCAACGAGGTGCTGGATCTCGCCTGGAGTCATCTGGAATCCCGGCACGGCAAACCCACCTGCGTGGTGGATGGCGAGACCTGTCACCCGGGGTTCGCCATCATCGCCTACGGCAAGCTCGGTGGCCTGGAACTCGGCTACGGGTCGGACCTGGACGTGGTCTTCGTCCACGACAGCCGCGGCGAGCGGCAGGTCACCGATGGCGAACGCCAGGTGGACAACAACGTCTTCTTCATGCGGCTCGCCCAGCGCATCATTCACATCCTCGGGGCGACCATGGCGGGCGGCGTGCTCTACGAGGTGGATACCCGTCTGCGGCCCAGTGGTCGCGCAGGGCTGCTGGCGACCAGCCTGGACGCTTACCACGAGTACCAGCGCGAGCAGGCCTGGACCTGGGAACATCAGGCCCTGGTGCGGGCACGCTTCGTGGCCGGGTCACCGGCGCTGGGGGAGGGATTTGACGCCATCCGCCGGGAGCTGCTCACCCGGGAGCGCGACCCCGACAAACTTCGCCGTGAAGTGCGCGACATGCGCGAGCGCATGCGGGAGCAGAAGGGCAGCAAGGACGCGACGGCGTTCCACATCAAGCAGGACCGGGGCGGTATCGCGGATATCGAATTTATGGTGCAATATGGCGTCCTGTTGGGCGCTGCGCGTGCGCCCCGACTTTTGCGGTATACCGATAACATCCGTCTGCTCGGCGAACTCAGCGATGCGGGCTGGATGACGCAGGACGACGCGGGATTGCTGGTCGACGCCTATCGCACCTACCGCTCAAGGGTGCATCACCTGACACTGCAGGAAGAGCCTGCGGTCGTGCCGGAGGAGACCTTCCGGGAACTCAGTGGCGAAGTCGCCGCGATCTGGCATCGCGTCATGGATGATTGA